The sequence ACATAAATTTGGAACTCTTCTAGAGAGTAAGGCTCAATATTTAGGAGGAGCAATTTTAATTTTAATAGGAATAAAAACATTAATTGGAAACTTTTTATAGAGTTTTAGGAGGATAAAATGACTTTAAGACACTTACAAATTTTTGTAGAAGTAGCAAAATGTGGAAAAATGAGCCAAGCTGCAACTAACTTATTTGTTTCTCAACCAACAGTAAGTCAAGCTATTGGAGAGTTAGAATCACATTACAATATTAAGTTATTTGAAAGATATCCTAAAACTCTTTCTATAACAGAAAAAGGAAAGATATTTTTAGAACAGGCTAAACATGTACTAGAAGCTTTTCACACTTTAGAAACTACTATTAAAAATCCTAATTATGAGTATACCCTAAATATAGGGGTAACTATAACAGTTGGAAGTTGTATTATCAGTGATATTCTAAAAGTATTTAAAGAAAAATATCCAAATATAAAGGTTAAAGTCTATGCCAATAATACTAAAGTTATTGAAGAAAAATTATTAACAAATGAATTGGATATTGGATTAGTTGAGGGAATGATTAAAAGTTTTACACTGATAAGCAAACCTATTATAGAAGATAGACTTGTTTTA comes from uncultured Fusobacterium sp. and encodes:
- a CDS encoding LysR family transcriptional regulator, with product MTLRHLQIFVEVAKCGKMSQAATNLFVSQPTVSQAIGELESHYNIKLFERYPKTLSITEKGKIFLEQAKHVLEAFHTLETTIKNPNYEYTLNIGVTITVGSCIISDILKVFKEKYPNIKVKVYANNTKVIEEKLLTNELDIGLVEGMIKSFTLISKPIIEDRLVLVCGSEHPILKKENISLQDLENEAFLLREEGSGTRELFINFMHSKGVTIDVTWECSNPAAIIQGVINNHGLSVISARLIENELKNGKLHIINIEDFQWPRSFKLVYHKNKYKNTAIKNFVEVAQEYK